The following proteins come from a genomic window of Salvia hispanica cultivar TCC Black 2014 chromosome 4, UniMelb_Shisp_WGS_1.0, whole genome shotgun sequence:
- the LOC125217958 gene encoding uncharacterized protein LOC125217958, with the protein MATPQILQTEQDLLMYSSLFPKDEKVRPRGVEIEKKIEYLESLAGNVRNRRSRRWLNDRLLMELVPRLNAEEIKGLFAPPPWGEEVRSSTFSMTNAGEWDGFRNIDMDKEASIMESLENSSSKRRDRQDTDKVAVLTAWHRVDSRTREALRRCYLTDLVSGYEECVRSFVKDSGNKDVLVLHVQDPFHRLILHGVCEFYNLISTTVAQSKGGAPAKMTRIKKKQLLSPELPNITLCNFLKMAKEGFW; encoded by the exons ATGGCGACCCCTCAAATTTTGCAGACGGAGCAGGATCTTCTTATGTACTCCTCCCTCTTTCCCAAAG ATGAAAAGGTGAGACCTCGAGGAGTGGAAATCGAGAAGAAGATTGAGTATCTTGAGAGCTTAGCCGGAAAT GTTAGGAACCGGAGATCTCGCAGATGGTTAAATGATCGCTTGCTGATGGAGCTCGTTCCCCGCTTGAATGCAGAGGAAATCAAAGGATTGTTTGCTCCTCCACCATGGG GTGAGGAAGTGCGTTCTTCGACATTTAGCATGACAAATGCAGGGGAGTGGGATGGCTTCAGAAACATAGACATGGATAAGGAG GCATCTATCATGGAATCACTTGAAAACTCATCATCAAAGCGGAGAGATCGTCAAGATACTGACAAAGTTGCTGTACTGACTGCCTGGCACCGTGTAGATAGTAGGACTAGGGAGGCACTTCGTCGTTGCTATCTTACGGACTTGGTCAGTGGATACGAg GAATGCGTACGGTCGTTCGTCAAAGACAGTGGGAACAAAGACGTCCTAGTCCTCCATGTTCAAGATCCTTTCCACCGGCTAATACTGCACGGCGTTTGTGAG TTCTACAACCTCATCTCGACCACGGTTGCTCAGTCGAAAGGTGGGGCGCCCGCAAAGATGACCAGGATAAAGAAGAAGCAGTTGCTGTCGCCGGAACTCCCCAACATAACACTATGCAACTTCCTGAAAATGGCAAAGGAAGGGTTCTGGTGA
- the LOC125219452 gene encoding adenylate isopentenyltransferase 3, chloroplastic-like, translated as MKISFSASTTQILPSLHIPQLIRRAPAKEKVVVVLGVTGAGKSRLSIDLATRFSAEIINSDKMQVYQGLEITTNKITDEERRGVPHHLLGVADPESDFTAADFRSMASISLRSIHGRRRLPIVVGGSNSFVEALVDSSFRSRYDCCFLWVDAAMPVLHSFVSDRVDRMVERGMIDEIRAFFRPNADYSRGIRRAIGVPELDEYFRIESERGGEEARARALAAAIDAIKMNTSRLACRQLEKIRRLRNARDWGMHRLDATEVFRKRGGEVQAAWDSVVAETAELIVSRFCYDSEPEVYGGVVAMRSGARPMMAATAS; from the coding sequence atgaaaatatcattcTCTGCATCCACCACACAAATACTGCCGTCTCTACACATTCCTCAGCTCATCCGCCGCGCTCCGGCGAAGGAGAAGGTTGTGGTGGTGCTCGGCGTCACCGGCGCCGGGAAATCGCGCCTCTCGATCGACCTCGCCACTCGATTCTCCGCGGAGATCATCAATTCCGACAAAATGCAGGTCTACCAAGGGCTCGAGATCACCACCAACAAAATCACCGACGAGGAGCGCCGCGGCGTGCCGCACCACCTCCTCGGCGTCGCCGATCCGGAATCCGACTTCACCGCCGCCGATTTCCGCTCGATGGCGTCGATCTCGCTGCGGTCGATCCACGGCCGCCGCCGGCTCCCGATCGTCGTCGGCGGATCGAACTCGTTCGTGGAGGCGCTCGTCGACTCCAGCTTCCGATCGCGCTACGACTGCTGCTTCCTGTGGGTGGACGCCGCGATGCCGGTGCTCCACTCGTTCGTCTCCGATCGCGTCGATCGGATGGTGGAGAGAGGAATGATCGATGAAATTAGGGCTTTTTTCCGGCCGAACGCCGATTATTCGCGCGGGATCCGCCGCGCGATCGGCGTGCCCGAGCTCGACGAGTATTTCCGGATCGAATCGGAGCGCGGCGGCGAGGAGGCTCGCGCTAGGGCTCTGGCGGCGGCGATCGACGCGATTAAGATGAACACGAGCAGGCTCGCGTGCCGGCAGCTGGAGAAGATCCGGCGGCTGAGGAACGCCAGAGACTGGGGGATGCACCGCCTAGACGCAACGGAGGTGTTCAGGAAGCGCGGCGGCGAGGTGCAGGCGGCGTGGGATAGCGTGGTGGCGGAGACGGCTGAATTGATAGTGAGTCGATTCTGCTACGATTCGGAGCCGGAGGTCTACGGCGGCGTGGTGGCGATGAGGAGCGGCGCGCGGCCGATGATGGCAGCGACGGCGTCTTAA